One region of Quercus lobata isolate SW786 chromosome 2, ValleyOak3.0 Primary Assembly, whole genome shotgun sequence genomic DNA includes:
- the LOC115956805 gene encoding putative ABC transporter B family member 8, with translation MGSPEKNDLEKGGMRRKDKSSIAIIFTYADWVDIMLMLLGTIGAIGDGMSTNCLLVFASRLMNSLGYSKTQQNHGNFMDGVEKCSLYFVYLGLAVMVLAFMEGYCWSKTSERQVLKIRYKYLEAILRQEVGFFDSQETTTSEIINSISKDASLIQEVLSEKVPIFLMHSSVFISGLAFSTYFSWRLSLVAFPTLLLLIIPGMVYGKYLLYLSKKSYMEYSKANTIIEQALSSIKTVYSFTAERVIVGKYSAILDRTTRLGIKQGIAKGLAVGSTGLSFAIWAFLSWYGSHLVMYKGESGGRIYAAGISFILSGLSLGMAVPDVKYFTEASVAATRIFDRINRIPLIDCENTKGLVLDKIRGELEFEHVKFTYPSRPDSIVLKDFSLKVEAGKTVALVGASGSGKSTAIALVQRFYDADDGFVRIDGVDIKSLQMKWIRGKMGLVSQEHALFGTSIKENILFGKLDATMDEVTAAAMAANAHNFIRQLPAGYETKIGERGALLSGGQKQRIAIARAIIKNPLILLLDEATSALDSESEALVQNALDQASMGRTTLVIAHKLSTVRNADLIAVVIGGCIIEIGSHNDLINRKNGHYAKLAKLQRQFSSDDQEQSSELRVSSVARSSAGRPSTARSSPAFFPKSPIITADSPAPVSHPRPTFSRLLSLNAPEWKQGLVGSLSAIAFGAVQPVYALTIGGMIAAFFAPSHEEMRARIRTYSLIFCSLTLVSIIMNLLQHYSFAYMGERLTKRVRLRMLVKILSFETAWFDDEQNSSGALCSRLSNEASMVKSLVADRLSLLLQTASAVTIAMIMGLVVAWKLALVMIAVQPLTILCFYTRKVLLSTMSTNCVKAQNQSTQIAVEAVYNHRIVTSFGSVEKVLQLFDQAQEAPRKEARKKAWLAGIGMGSAQCLTFMSWALDFWYGGTLVEKGEISAGDVFKTFFILVSTGKVIAEAGSMTSDLAKGATAVASVFKILDRQSLIPGSYNNDGGDNGGTKLEKISGRIEMKKVDFAYPSRPETLVLRQFCLEVKPGMSIGLVGKSGCGKSTVIGLIQRFYDVENGSVKVDGVDIRQLDIQWYRRHTALVSQEPVIYSGSIRHNIVIGKLDASENEVVEAARAANAHEFISSLKEGYETECGERGVQLSGGQKQRMAIARAIIRNPTILLLDEATSALDVQSELVVQEALDRIMIGRSTIVIAHRLNTIKELDSIAFVADGKVVEQGTYAQLKSKRGAFFTLACLQT, from the exons ATGGGTTCTCCAGAGAAGAATGACTTAGAGAAAGGAGGGATGAGAAGGAAGGACAAATCTTCAATAGCCATAATTTTCACATATGCTGACTGGGTTGATATTATGCTTATGTTGTTGGGTACTATTGGTGCTATTGGAGATGGCATGTCTACAAACTGCTTGCTAGTCTTCGCTAGCCGTCTTATGAATAGCTTGGGTTATAGTAAGACCCAACAAAATCATGGGAATTTCATGGATGGGGTTGAAAAG TGCAGCTTATACTTCGTTTACTTGGGATTAGCAGTAATGGTGCTGGCCTTTATGG AAGGTTACTGTTGGAGTAAAACCAGTGAGCGTCAAGTGCTGAAAATTCGTTACAAGTATTTGGAAGCTATTCTCAGGCAAGAGGTTGGGTTTTTTGATTCTCAAGAAACAACAACTTCGGAAATCATCAATAGCATTTCAAAAGATGCTTCTCTCATACAAGAAGTTCTTAgtgaaaag GTGCCAATATTTTTGATGCACTCCTCAGTGTTCATTTCAGGGCTTGCATTTTCCACTTACTTTTCATGGAGGCTGTCATTAGTAGCCTTCCCAACactacttttattaattataccTGGAATGGTTTATGGAAAATATCTTCTCTATTTGTCGAAGAAGTCCTACATGGAGTACAGTAAAGCAAACACCATTATTGAGCAGGCTCTGAGCTCCATTAAAACAGTTTATTCATTCACTGCTGAGAGGGTAATAGTTGGGAAATATTCAGCAATATTGGATAGAACCACGAGACTGGGAATCAAGCAAGGTATTGCGAAAGGTCTAGCCGTTGGAAGCACAGGGCTTTCTTTTGCAATATGGGCTTTTCTATCTTGGTATGGAAGCCATTTGGTTATGTACAAAGGTGAAAGTGGAGGAAGGATCTATGCGGCTGGAATCTCCTTCATATTAAGTGGACT ATCCCTTGGCATGGCAGTTCCTGATGTCAAGTACTTCACGGAAGCTTCGGTTGCAGCTACACGAATATTTGATAGGATCAACCGGATACCCTTAATTGATTGTGAAAATACAAAAGGACTTGTATTGGACAAAATTAGAGGCGAACTAGAATTCGAGCATGTCAAATTCACATACCCTTCTCGTCCGGATTCCATTGTCCTCAAAGATTTTAGTCTTAAAGTTGAAGCTGGGAAAACTGTTGCTCTTGTTGGTGCCAGTGGAAGTGGCAAATCCACAGCAATTGCATTAGTGCAACGGTTTTATGATGCTGATGATGGATTTGTGAGAATTGATGGTGTCGATATAAAATCTTTACAGATGAAATGGATAAGAGGGAAAATGGGACTTGTTAGTCAAGAACATGCATTGTTTGGGACATCAATAAAGGAAAATATACTATTTGGGAAGCTTGATGCCACCATGGATGAAGTCACCGCTGCAGCCATGGCTGCCAATGCTCATAACTTCATCAGGCAGCTTCCTGCAGGATATGAGACCAAG ATTGGTGAAAGAGGAGCACTATTATCAGGTGGACAGAAACAACGAATTGCGATTGCCAGAGCCATTATAAAAAACCCTTTGATTCTCCTACTTGATGAAGCAACAAGTGCTCTTGACTCCGAATCAGAAGCACTAGTCCAAAATGCCCTTGATCAAGCCTCCATGGGGAGAACTACCTTG GTGATTGCCCACAAGCTTTCCACAGTTCGAAATGCAGACCTCATTGCAGTCGTAATTGGTGGTTGCATAATTGAAATAGGTTCACATAATGACCTTATCAACCGAAAAAACGGTCATTATGCCAAACTGGCAAAACTACAGAGACAATTCAGCAGCGATGACCAAGAACAAAGCTCTGAATTGCGTGTTTCTTCAGTCGCAAGAAGCAGTGCTGGCCGGCCTAGCACTGCGAGATCAAGCCCAGCATTTTTTCCAAAATCACCAATAATAACCGCAGATAGCCCAGCTCCAGTGTCTCATCCCCGACCTACCTTTTCCCGGCTTCTCTCTCTAAATGCTCCAGAATGGAAACAAGGTCTTGTTGGAAGTCTCTCAGCTATAGCTTTTGGGGCGGTCCAACCTGTCTATGCCTTGACCATAGGAGGCATGATAGCTGCTTTTTTTGCTCCAAGTCATGAAGAAATGCGTGCTAGAATCCGCACATATTCACTAATTTTCTGTTCACTTACTTTGGTTTCAATCATAATGAACCTCTTGCAGCACTACAGTTTCGCATATATGGGAGAGAGGCTCACGAAGAGAGTCCGGTTGAGAATGTTGGTGAAGATATTGTCTTTTGAAACAGCTTGGTTTGATGATGAGCAAAACTCTAGTGGAGCCTTATGTTCAAGATTGAGCAATGAGGCTTCCATGGTTAAGTCCCTTGTAGCTGACAGACTTTCTTTACTGCTCCAAACAGCTTCGGCTGTGACTATTGCAATGATCATGGGGCTAGTTGTGGCTTGGAAACTAGCACTAGTCATGATCGCGGTTCAACCTCTCACAATTCTATGTTTCTACACGCGTAAAGTATTACTTTCTACCATGTCCACCAATTGTGTTAAGGCACAAAATCAAAGTACTCAAATTGCCGTGGAAGCTGTCTATAATCATAGAATTGTGACTTCATTTGGAAGTGTAGAGAAGGTTCTTCAACTATTTGATCAAGCTCAGGAGGCACCAAGGAAAGAAGCAAGGAAGAAGGCATGGCTAGCCGGGATTGGCATGGGTTCAGCTCAGTGCCTAACATTTATGTCATGGGCTTTGGATTTCTGGTATGGAGGTACATTAGTGGAAAAGGGAGAGATATCGGCCGGGGACGTGTTCAAGACATTTTTCATATTGGTCAGCACCGGGAAGGTCATAGCTGAAGCTGGTAGCATGACTTCAGATTTAGCCAAGGGTGCCACTGCAGTTGCATCTGTGTTCAAAATTCTTGACCGGCAATCATTGATTCCAGGGTCTTATAATAAT GATGGTGGTGACAATGGGGGAACTAAGTTGGAAAAAATAAGTGGAAGGATAGAGATGAAGAAGGTTGATTTTGCATACCCAAGCCGTCCTGAGACCTTAGTGTTGCGCCAATTTTGCCTGGAGGTGAAACCGGGCATGAGTATTGGACTTGTTGGGAAAAGTGGGTGTGGGAAATCAACGGTGATTGGATTAATCCAAAGGTTTTATGATGTTGAGAATGGGTCAGTGAAAGTAGATGGGGTGGACATAAGGCAATTGGATATTCAATGGTATAGGAGGCACACGGCACTTGTTAGCCAAGAGCCAGTTATATATTCAGGTAGCATCCGTCACAACATTGTGATTGGGAAGCTTGATGCCTCAGAGAATGAGGTGGTGGAGGCTGCCAGAGCTGCCAATGCCCATGAGTTTATCTC ATCCCTTAAAGAAGGGTATGAAACTGAATGTGGCGAAAGAGGAGTGCAATTGTCAGGAGGGCAAAAGCAAAGAATGGCAATAGCAAGGGCCATAATTCGGAATCCAACAATATTACTACTAGACGAGGCAACAAGCGCTCTGGATGTGCAATCTGAGCTAGTTGTTCAAGAAGCATTAGATAGAATCATGATTGGGAGGAGTACAATTGTGATAGCACATAGGCTCAACACCATAAAAGAGCTCGATTCAATTGCATTTGTGGCAGATGGGAAGGTGGTGGAGCAAGGAACCTATGCTCAACTCAAGAGCAAGCGGGGTGCCTTCTTTACTCTTGCTTGCCTTCAAACTTAG